One Polyangiaceae bacterium genomic window carries:
- a CDS encoding PaaI family thioesterase: protein MQSLQDKYAPESRCFGCGPANDKGLRIKSRVEGDETVAEFVPEEHHEAFPNMLNGGIIGALLDCHSNWSAAWYLMKMHGLDKPPCTVTADFHVKLRRPTPLSRVFLRARIAEATSDRCVVEATLEADGKVTATCRGTFVAVKEGHPAYHRW from the coding sequence ATGCAAAGCCTACAAGACAAGTACGCCCCCGAAAGCCGCTGCTTCGGCTGCGGTCCTGCAAATGACAAAGGCCTGCGCATCAAGAGCCGCGTCGAAGGTGACGAGACCGTTGCGGAATTCGTTCCGGAAGAACACCACGAAGCGTTTCCAAACATGCTGAATGGCGGGATCATCGGCGCGCTGCTCGATTGCCATTCGAATTGGTCCGCCGCGTGGTACTTGATGAAGATGCATGGCTTGGACAAACCACCGTGCACGGTCACGGCGGATTTCCACGTGAAGCTGCGTCGTCCGACGCCGCTATCGCGGGTCTTTTTGCGAGCGCGCATCGCGGAGGCGACTTCGGATCGATGCGTGGTCGAGGCGACGCTGGAGGCGGATGGCAAGGTCACCGCGACGTGTCGCGGTACGTTCGTCGCGGTGAAGGAAGGGCATCCCGCGTACCATCGCTGGTGA
- a CDS encoding peptide MFS transporter, with translation MSTELAEPEPAKQEPAWVGPKSKKQILGHPAGLFVLFTTEMWERFSYYGMRGLLKLYMVNYLFVTYRQRLQGQAYDGSGSPGEIFGWNFIRSLLPQDDPATLTQCITNKVNTLVAGDKAAGLAPVAQDVAQKIAEQTCAMQGPASVIYGWYTGLVYLTPVLGGFMADRYLGQKKSVYIGGTLMALGQFILFGAENLFFVGLLFLIVGNGFFKPNISTQVGNLYKPGDKRRDGAFTIFYMGINLGAFLTNLVCGTLAKGSGWRYGFLAAGIGMCIGLVIQFFFGSSTLAPDTLKKSDDAKETVQAPKEENEGQRVGALVLLCALNIVFWAVYEQQGNTMQTWADEKTVWPVIFGFQIPSTWFQSFNPFFIFLFAPILERIWAKQAQEGKEMSSVTKMAVGCIILGISFLVMVVGDQVIGSSGKGSLFWPVLCTMMLTVGELYLSPIGLSLVTKVSPVRLVSMMMGIWFLSSFFGNILCGYIGRYYTLWSATNFFLMLTGLGVAAGLAIAAFNKPLRKAMGSHST, from the coding sequence ATGTCGACAGAGCTAGCAGAGCCCGAGCCCGCGAAACAGGAACCAGCGTGGGTTGGACCGAAGTCGAAGAAGCAGATTCTCGGCCACCCTGCGGGGCTCTTCGTGCTCTTCACGACCGAGATGTGGGAGCGCTTCTCGTACTACGGCATGCGCGGCCTTCTGAAGCTGTACATGGTGAACTACCTGTTCGTCACGTACCGCCAAAGGCTTCAAGGACAGGCTTACGACGGCAGCGGAAGCCCGGGCGAGATCTTCGGATGGAACTTCATCCGTAGCCTCTTGCCGCAAGACGATCCGGCCACGCTCACCCAGTGCATCACCAACAAGGTCAACACCCTCGTCGCGGGAGACAAAGCCGCGGGGCTTGCACCCGTCGCGCAGGACGTCGCGCAAAAGATCGCTGAACAGACATGTGCAATGCAGGGCCCCGCTTCCGTCATCTACGGCTGGTACACGGGCCTCGTGTACCTGACCCCGGTGCTCGGCGGCTTCATGGCCGATCGCTACTTGGGCCAGAAGAAGAGCGTCTACATCGGCGGCACGCTCATGGCGCTAGGGCAGTTCATCCTGTTCGGCGCGGAAAACCTCTTCTTCGTCGGCCTCTTGTTCCTCATCGTCGGCAACGGGTTCTTCAAACCGAACATCTCCACGCAGGTCGGTAACCTCTACAAACCCGGCGACAAACGCCGCGACGGTGCCTTCACCATCTTCTACATGGGCATCAACCTCGGTGCGTTCCTGACGAACCTCGTCTGCGGCACGCTCGCGAAGGGCAGCGGTTGGCGCTACGGCTTCCTCGCCGCCGGCATCGGCATGTGCATCGGCCTCGTGATTCAGTTCTTCTTCGGTTCGAGCACGCTCGCCCCCGACACGCTCAAGAAGAGCGACGACGCCAAGGAAACGGTGCAGGCCCCCAAGGAAGAGAACGAAGGCCAACGCGTCGGCGCGCTCGTCTTGCTCTGCGCCCTCAACATCGTCTTCTGGGCCGTCTACGAACAGCAAGGCAACACGATGCAAACCTGGGCCGACGAAAAAACCGTCTGGCCCGTCATCTTCGGCTTCCAAATCCCATCCACCTGGTTCCAATCGTTCAACCCGTTCTTCATCTTCCTCTTCGCGCCGATCCTCGAACGCATCTGGGCCAAGCAAGCGCAAGAAGGCAAAGAGATGTCGAGCGTCACGAAGATGGCCGTCGGATGCATCATCCTCGGCATCTCGTTCCTCGTGATGGTCGTCGGTGATCAGGTCATTGGCAGCAGCGGCAAGGGCAGTCTTTTCTGGCCCGTTCTCTGCACCATGATGCTCACCGTCGGCGAGCTCTACCTTTCGCCCATCGGCCTGTCGCTCGTGACGAAGGTTTCGCCGGTGCGCCTCGTGTCGATGATGATGGGCATCTGGTTCCTATCGAGCTTCTTCGGCAACATCCTTTGCGGCTACATCGGCAGGTATTACACCCTCTGGTCCGCGACGAACTTCTTCCTGATGCTCACGGGCCTCGGCGTCGCCGCAGGCCTTGCCATTGCCGCGTTCAACAAGCCTCTCCGCAAAGCCATGGGCAGTCACTCCACGTGA
- a CDS encoding glucose 1-dehydrogenase, with translation MTNWIHVEGKVAIVTGGSRGIGESIAKALGQSGAKVAIASRKKEGLDAAADRLRAAGVDVLAQVCHTGKPDDVKALVERVVSTFGKVDILVNNAATNPHFGPLITADDPAFDKTFEVNVKGYFYGIREVAKHLIDRDAPGSIINIASVVGLGAAVMQGIYGMTKAAVISMTQTFAVELAASKIRVNAVAPGLVDTKFAAAIVHNKDIADRFIGKTPLGRYAVPDEIAGAVLYLASDASSFVTGQTVVVDGGVTIAHT, from the coding sequence ATGACCAACTGGATCCATGTCGAAGGCAAAGTGGCGATCGTGACGGGCGGCAGCCGGGGCATTGGCGAGTCCATCGCGAAAGCGCTCGGGCAAAGTGGTGCAAAAGTGGCCATTGCATCGCGTAAGAAGGAGGGGCTGGATGCCGCGGCCGACCGTTTGCGCGCAGCGGGGGTCGACGTTTTGGCGCAGGTATGCCACACGGGCAAACCGGACGATGTGAAGGCGCTGGTCGAGCGTGTGGTTTCCACGTTTGGCAAGGTCGACATTTTGGTGAACAACGCGGCGACCAACCCTCACTTCGGCCCGCTGATCACCGCCGATGATCCCGCGTTCGACAAGACTTTCGAGGTCAACGTGAAGGGATATTTTTACGGTATTCGCGAAGTTGCCAAACACCTCATCGATCGGGACGCCCCTGGGAGCATCATCAACATTGCGAGCGTGGTGGGACTCGGCGCCGCCGTCATGCAAGGCATTTACGGGATGACCAAAGCTGCCGTCATCTCCATGACGCAAACGTTCGCGGTCGAGCTGGCTGCGAGCAAAATTCGTGTGAATGCGGTTGCTCCGGGCTTGGTAGATACGAAATTTGCGGCGGCGATCGTACACAACAAGGACATCGCTGACCGTTTTATTGGAAAAACGCCGCTCGGTCGATATGCCGTGCCCGACGAGATCGCCGGGGCGGTTTTGTATTTGGCATCGGATGCGTCGAGCTTCGTGACGGGACAAACGGTCGTCGTCGACGGCGGCGTGACGATCGCGCATACTTGA
- a CDS encoding S-adenosylmethionine decarboxylase: MKLFVLLAVFDACPEAFLNDTVALRAALDLAVARGPFTGLGTLVVPFSPQGVTACAVVGESHIALHTWPEEGRLFVDIASCSTLESTKRALGAIRESLPAGKLVLLDERILDLSRTPQPPHF; this comes from the coding sequence ATGAAGCTGTTCGTCCTGCTCGCCGTCTTCGACGCCTGTCCCGAAGCCTTTCTCAATGACACCGTGGCCCTACGGGCCGCGCTCGATCTCGCCGTCGCGCGTGGCCCCTTCACCGGCCTCGGCACGCTCGTCGTTCCCTTTTCACCTCAAGGCGTCACCGCGTGTGCGGTCGTTGGCGAAAGTCACATCGCTCTCCACACCTGGCCCGAAGAGGGTCGTCTCTTTGTCGACATCGCCTCGTGCAGCACCCTCGAGAGCACCAAGCGCGCCCTGGGTGCCATCCGCGAATCGTTACCAGCCGGAAAACTCGTTCTCCTGGACGAACGCATCCTCGACCTCAGCAGAACGCCCCAGCCTCCCCATTTTTAG